Within the Solwaraspora sp. WMMA2056 genome, the region ACCGACCTCGTCGGCGAGCCGGTGATCCGCTACCTGGCGACCTGGCGGCTGCAGCTGGCCCACGACCACCTGCAACGCAGCGACGATCCGCTGCCCGTGGTCGCCCGCCGGTTCGGCTACCAGTCGGAGGCGGCGTTCTGTCGGGCCTTCAAACGGGCGTACGGGGTGCCACCGGGTCAGGTCCGACGACGAACCGGCACACTGGGCGGATGGCACTCCTACGGGTCGACTTCTTCTCCGACGTCCTGGAGCAGGGCACCTCGATGACCGTTCTGTTGCCGCAGCAGAGCAGGACCAGGATCGGTGCCCCCGCGCGCGGCGGCGACAGCGCCGCACCGGTGCTCTACCTGCTGCACGGGCTGACCGACGACGCCACCGCCTGGACCCGCTACAGCTCCATCGAGCGCTACGCCGAGGAGCGGGGGCTCGCCGTGGTGATGCCTCAGGTCAACCGCAGCATGTACGCCGACGAGGCGCACGGCGCACCGTTCTGGACCTTCCTCTCCACCGAGCTGCCGGCGGTGGTCGAGGGGTTCTTCCGGGTCTCCCGGCGGCGCGAGGACACCTTCGTCGCCGGCCTTTCCATGGGCGGGTACGGTGCGCTGCGCTGGGCGCTGCGCCGGCCCGAGCGGTTCGCGGCGGCGGCCAGCCTCTCCGGCGTACTCGATGTCGGCGCCCGTCAGC harbors:
- a CDS encoding alpha/beta hydrolase family protein, with translation MALLRVDFFSDVLEQGTSMTVLLPQQSRTRIGAPARGGDSAAPVLYLLHGLTDDATAWTRYSSIERYAEERGLAVVMPQVNRSMYADEAHGAPFWTFLSTELPAVVEGFFRVSRRREDTFVAGLSMGGYGALRWALRRPERFAAAASLSGVLDVGARQHGPPVSATDPLMHRVFGDREVTGSDDDLFTVLDRADPATLPRLWVGCGTEDELYPDNVRFRDACADRGVGVTIDFGPGDHLWSYWDAKIRDVIAWLPL